TTGCATTGTTCTAGTACTTTTCTTAGATTTTCCCTCTTTCTCTTGAATTTGGCGCTTTCCACTACGAGTAATGCGCTCCAATTCTTGAACATCATCATTAGAACTATCATTATCAAGGTTAACATGAACCCCATTGTTGCGGTATTGATTTTCAAGCTCAATTTCTTCATCTGTGTTGGGTGGGTCTTGGGTAGATGAATGGTGAAGAACTCCCGTTGCAGTATTTTTGTTAAATATAATTCCCAGTAAGTTATAATGGTCAAGACCTCTCCTTTGAAACTGAGCAGCTTTATCATGCACCTAAAATAATATAAGTAATAAGTTAATTcactaaaaatattaataaataaagtgAACAATAAATCCGATGTTGATTACATACATACCCGAATATAATCTTTCCAAACTTCCTCACTTGCGGTGACAGTGTTGGTTTCAGGATCCCACCCAAATCCAGTGTGATTCACAAGTGCCGAGAATTCGCGATACAAAGCTCGCAACCTATGCATCTTTGCCTTCAGTtgttcttttttataagaactctttgctttgaaatttaACTTAGTGGTCATGGAAGTCCACGTTCTAGTATTAAATACACCATTTGGCATATTTCCATTTGTCACTTCATCAACCATAATATCTATGAATTCCTTAACAACTAATTTAGGCCATAACTTGGAGTCAACATTATCAGCGTTACTTGCCATCTATTACAAATTCCTTCACAAGTAAGTATACAAGAggagaaagaataaaagaaaatagaaaaatacaaGATCAGTAACAAGAATAAACCAGTTGCAAGAAAGATACAGGGGGAGGGAAAGAAAAATCAAGAACAATCCGTATGGTACCAATCAAAGAACATAACCAGCAATAAATAAACCCCTCCAATCCAATATATATCCAATATATAATACCCAGTATCTATCCAAAGCAATAGGCAAAAATAATGCTAAGTAGCAATAGGCAAAAACCACTCACGCACACTCCTAAGTAGCAATAGGAAAAATTCAGTTGCAGAACAAAAACCACTCACGCGCACTCCTAAGTAGCAATAGGCAAAATTCAGCAGCAGTAGAGATAACACGAAAAAGCAATCACAGAATTTTCAAGC
This portion of the Lotus japonicus ecotype B-129 chromosome 3, LjGifu_v1.2 genome encodes:
- the LOC130745016 gene encoding L10-interacting MYB domain-containing protein-like, whose product is MASNADNVDSKLWPKLVVKEFIDIMVDEVTNGNMPNGVFNTRTWTSMTTKLNFKAKSSYKKEQLKAKMHRLRALYREFSALVNHTGFGWDPETNTVTASEEVWKDYIRVHDKAAQFQRRGLDHYNLLGIIFNKNTATGVLHHSSTQDPPNTDEEIELENQYRNNGVHVNLDNDSSNDDVQELERITRSGKRQIQEKEGKSKKSTRTMQMGDALAAWADASKARAERYRGHSMEATSSIVTPDYSITKCVTALEGIEGISVDTYMKACEKFKEAEYREMFLAMSAEMRHAWLHRL